In Rutidosis leptorrhynchoides isolate AG116_Rl617_1_P2 chromosome 6, CSIRO_AGI_Rlap_v1, whole genome shotgun sequence, the DNA window TTGAAAATCGAAAACGAAACCGACCCTACTTTTTTTGGTAACGAGGAACTCCCTTAGAACGAGCCCATTGGCTCCCCCTTAGCAAGTAAAACTCGGATATCGACAAGCCAGACGTCACCCCAATGCTAGGTGCACATCCCAATATAAATCCCTAAATCCTAATCTGGCTTAAGAAGACATTGCAAATAATTGAATTCGAGACTTACAACTTCACTAGAAATTCTGGTGGTCACCTATGTAAAGCTCAAGCGGTTACATTTAATACGGTCCGGAAAAATTAACATCAGAACTCCACGTACAATAGTTAAAGTGCAGTTGAACAATCGAGATAATATATTTGCCCTCACGGAGGGACAAGCTTTATTAAAAAAAGTCATATTGGTAAGTCAATTTGATCGTTAATTGTTCAGAAAGAAGCTACTCCGTATAATTGATAACTCGCGTTGTTGAGGTTGATAAAGTATAGTACTATAGTTGGACTAAAACATGCTTGTTAAATATAAAACAATCATTTTCACTTTATAACTTCAACGCGGCTTGTGAGACTCACGTGCTGCAGTCATGTGTACGTGTTACATGCATATAGATATATGGTCGGAGCTTCATAAGTTCAAAAGTTTGTATTCTTTTAATTTTATTCTGTGGGTCCCAGTCAACATTCTTCAACTAAAAATTGTCAAAATTAAGAATCATGAATGAAAATGAACACAAGCTCACACATACTCAACTAACGTTCGTTGCACCGTCCTCTATTATtctctttttcacaatattttcctATCTTTTTGCACCTATAAAACGCAACTTTTACATCCAAACAAAGTGTGTGTCACCtcgcaaaatccaaatataaatccCAATTAAATCCAAATATCCATTTATTAACTTATTACACATACAAATATAAATTCATGAAGGGTTTAATTGGCATGGTGAAACCATGCAGTCTAGCTAAACCATCAACTCATATATTTGAATTCACAAACTGTTCTTCTAGTACGAATCTTCAAACCCGAACCAGACACTTGAACGTCAAAAGTTCTTGGAATAGTGATTCGAGTCAGGCTCGGGTTGCGAGCCGAGTGGCTAAATTAGGCCAAAAATGGAGGGAGTATCAAGGGATAAAGAATTGGGAAGGATTGCTTGATCCTTTAGATGATGGTTTACGCCACGAGATACTTCGTTATGGCGATTTCGTTGAAGCGGCATATCGGTGTTTTGAGTTTGATACGTCATCGTCAGATTATGGAAGTTGTAAGTATTCGAAAAACTCGATGTTGAATAGATGTGGGTTAGGTGGAAGTGGATATAAGGTGACTAAGAATTTACATGCTACATGTGGAGTTCAGCTACCAGGTTGGATCGATAGAGTGCCAAGTTGGACATCCGTGAATTCCAGCTGGATTGGTTACGTGGCAGTTTGTAATGATGACGAGGAGATCGCGCGGTTAGGCCGAAGAGATGTAGTGATTGCATTTAGAGGAACTGCCACTTGTCTAGAGTGGGTTGAGAATCTACGTGCTATGTTGACATCATTACCTAATGACGTGGCACCTGAAAAGAAAAAGGCAATGGTGCAAAAAGGGTTTTTGAGTATGTACACGTCAGCAAACCCAACATGTCCGAGTTTACAAGATATGGTGAGGGACGAGATATCGAGAATTATGGCGACTTATGGCGACGAGCCACTTAGCATAACGATAACCGGTCATAGTCTTGGTGCAGCCCTAGCCACTCTAACTGCCTACGACATAACCTCGACATTTGAAAAATCGCCAATGGTGACTGTTGTTTCATTTGGTGGGCCACGTgtcggtaacaataatttcagatcACAGCTTGAAAGTAACGGTACACGAGTCCTTCGGATCGTGAACACAACGGATGTGATCACGAAAGTCCCCGGATTCTTAGTCGATGACAACCACACAACAACAAAAAGAATAATCTGTTTATCGGGGTTTCAAGGATGGCTACAAAAACGTGTTGATAATACAGAATGGTTTAGATATGCGGATGTTGGTAAAGAACTTCGACTTAGTAGTGACGCATCACCATACCTTACGAAAACTGATTTTGCCACGTGTCACGATTTAAAGACTTATCTTCACTTAGTCGATGGCTTCGTGAGCTCCACATGTCCGTTCCGGACAACAGCAAAAAGACTGTTGGCCGGAACGAAACACACAAAACAACAAATTTTGATTAGATGATTGAAAACGTACGTCCTTATTAGTTAGAGAAACTTGTGAAATTGGTGTTATAAAGCACATTGTATAGATAGAATCCAAGAAAATACGCAAAACCCTAAATGGGAAATGATAGATGATAGTTAGTCAAGTAAATGGTGAATTTACTTTTGAAAATCAGTGTTTAATTAATTGTTGCAAAGATAATTAAGATAACATTAATCATGCACTTTTCGAAATGCATGCATATCCATTATGTGAGCTAAGTTCCTTGCATCAAAGTAAACGACTACTTTTGCTACGTATTCTCACATTTTAGTTATCATACCACAAAAAGTTTTAGTGGTCATTTAACAAAATAATTAGTACTGTGATGATTCAAACAGTCTCTCTTGgtgattaacataaatataaattataCAATTTAGATACTT includes these proteins:
- the LOC139851545 gene encoding phospholipase A(1) DAD1, chloroplastic-like; protein product: MKGLIGMVKPCSLAKPSTHIFEFTNCSSSTNLQTRTRHLNVKSSWNSDSSQARVASRVAKLGQKWREYQGIKNWEGLLDPLDDGLRHEILRYGDFVEAAYRCFEFDTSSSDYGSCKYSKNSMLNRCGLGGSGYKVTKNLHATCGVQLPGWIDRVPSWTSVNSSWIGYVAVCNDDEEIARLGRRDVVIAFRGTATCLEWVENLRAMLTSLPNDVAPEKKKAMVQKGFLSMYTSANPTCPSLQDMVRDEISRIMATYGDEPLSITITGHSLGAALATLTAYDITSTFEKSPMVTVVSFGGPRVGNNNFRSQLESNGTRVLRIVNTTDVITKVPGFLVDDNHTTTKRIICLSGFQGWLQKRVDNTEWFRYADVGKELRLSSDASPYLTKTDFATCHDLKTYLHLVDGFVSSTCPFRTTAKRLLAGTKHTKQQILIR